The Clostridioides sp. ES-S-0010-02 genome window below encodes:
- a CDS encoding sulfurtransferase — MKNIISAKELISKLEHNDNLVVIDCRFDLINRTYGIDSYKKGHIKGSFILDIDKDLSSPTKEHGGKNPLQDPFILKEKLEKMGVDNYTTIVAYDDGDLNGACRLFFQLKHLGLENVYVLDGGITAFVKEGGELEEKINIPNCTDKKIKPNVNDSLVVPMEYVKSKLYDKNTVIIDCRANERYQGLVEPAYSKAGHIPSAKNYFCKDLIKGDFENGSLKDTEFLKDFFKDLNNYEEIILSCGSGISACVNSLALRELNMPHKIYVGSFSDWISYDDNEVKTGQE; from the coding sequence TTGAAAAATATTATTTCTGCAAAAGAACTTATATCTAAATTAGAACATAATGATAATCTAGTTGTTATAGATTGTAGATTTGACCTTATCAATAGAACTTATGGTATTGATTCTTATAAAAAAGGACATATAAAAGGTAGCTTTATCTTGGATATAGACAAGGATTTATCATCTCCTACAAAAGAACATGGCGGTAAAAATCCTTTACAAGACCCTTTTATATTAAAAGAAAAGTTAGAAAAAATGGGTGTTGATAATTACACTACAATTGTAGCTTATGATGATGGAGATTTAAATGGTGCTTGTAGACTATTCTTCCAATTAAAACACTTAGGTCTTGAAAATGTCTATGTATTAGATGGTGGAATAACAGCTTTTGTAAAAGAAGGTGGAGAATTAGAAGAAAAAATAAATATTCCAAACTGTACAGACAAAAAAATTAAGCCTAATGTAAATGACAGTTTAGTTGTTCCAATGGAATATGTTAAGTCTAAATTATATGACAAAAATACTGTGATTATAGATTGTCGTGCTAATGAAAGATACCAAGGTTTAGTTGAACCTGCATATTCAAAAGCTGGCCATATACCTAGTGCAAAAAATTACTTTTGCAAGGATTTAATAAAAGGTGATTTTGAAAATGGCTCACTTAAAGATACTGAATTTTTAAAAGACTTCTTTAAGGATTTAAACAATTATGAAGAAATAATTTTGTCTTGTGGTTCAGGAATATCTGCTTGTGTTAACAGCCTTGCACTTAGAGAACTTAATATGCCCCATAAGATTTATGTTGGTAGCTTTAGTGACTGGATTAGCTATGATGACAACGAAGTTAAAACTGGACAAGAATAA
- the ggt gene encoding gamma-glutamyltransferase, producing the protein MMFDAHQHKYPSIRNVIYAKNGAVATSTPLASQAGLEILKKGGNAVDAAVATAATLSVVEPTSNGIGGDAYALVWIEEEKRLYGLNSSGFAPERMELKNYKNMKEMPKYGFGAVTVPGIPAAWAELNKKYGKLSLLECLSPAIKYAREGYVVSPNVSKVWKKSYELYEKEFVGEEFKSWFETFSKDGKAPEAGDIFVCEEHANTLEEIANTQAESFYRGRLADKIDECSRKFEGAIRKSDLASFYPTWVEPISTEYKGYKIFEIPPNGHGITVLMALNILKELDIKGDIENVDDIHKIIESLKLAFADSKTYVTDIEHMKVKVQELLSQDYAKKRSLLIDNEKALYPKEGEPYCGGTVYLCTADKDGNMVSYIQSNYINFGSGIVIPNTGIALHSRGNNFNLDPKHHNVVKPFKKPYHTIIPGFLGKDDKAIGPFGVMGAFMQPQGHLQVLTSMIDFGLNPQEALDAPRWQWIKGKEIEVESEMPRQMVDALIEKGHEIKVIYDNVDMGRGQIIFKTEQESYVCATESRCDGHVAVY; encoded by the coding sequence ATGATGTTTGATGCTCATCAACATAAATATCCATCAATAAGAAATGTTATATATGCTAAAAATGGAGCAGTTGCAACTTCAACGCCATTAGCTTCTCAAGCTGGGCTTGAAATACTAAAAAAAGGTGGAAATGCTGTGGATGCAGCAGTTGCAACTGCTGCTACATTATCTGTAGTTGAACCTACAAGTAATGGAATTGGAGGAGACGCATATGCTCTTGTTTGGATAGAGGAAGAAAAACGATTATATGGACTAAATTCTAGCGGTTTTGCTCCAGAAAGAATGGAATTAAAAAATTACAAGAACATGAAAGAAATGCCAAAGTATGGATTTGGAGCAGTAACTGTACCTGGAATACCTGCAGCTTGGGCAGAATTAAATAAAAAGTATGGAAAACTTAGTCTACTAGAATGTTTATCTCCAGCAATTAAATATGCAAGAGAAGGATATGTTGTTTCTCCTAATGTATCAAAAGTATGGAAAAAATCCTATGAACTATATGAAAAAGAATTTGTTGGAGAAGAATTTAAGTCATGGTTTGAGACGTTTTCTAAGGATGGTAAAGCTCCAGAAGCTGGTGACATATTTGTATGTGAAGAGCATGCTAATACATTAGAAGAAATAGCCAATACACAAGCTGAAAGTTTTTATAGAGGTAGACTAGCAGATAAAATAGATGAGTGTTCTAGAAAGTTTGAGGGAGCTATAAGAAAAAGTGATTTAGCGAGTTTTTATCCAACTTGGGTAGAACCTATAAGTACAGAATATAAAGGATATAAAATATTTGAAATTCCACCGAATGGACATGGAATAACAGTCCTAATGGCATTAAATATATTAAAAGAATTGGACATAAAAGGAGATATAGAAAATGTAGATGACATACATAAGATTATAGAAAGCTTAAAACTGGCTTTTGCAGATTCTAAAACTTATGTAACTGATATAGAACATATGAAAGTAAAGGTTCAGGAATTATTAAGTCAAGATTATGCAAAAAAGAGAAGTTTATTGATTGATAATGAAAAAGCTTTATACCCAAAAGAAGGAGAACCATATTGTGGTGGAACTGTATATCTTTGTACTGCTGACAAAGATGGAAATATGGTTTCATATATACAGAGTAATTATATAAATTTTGGTTCTGGGATAGTAATACCAAACACTGGTATTGCACTACATAGTAGAGGTAATAATTTTAACTTAGACCCTAAACACCATAATGTAGTAAAACCATTTAAAAAACCTTATCACACAATAATACCTGGTTTTTTAGGTAAAGATGATAAGGCAATAGGTCCATTTGGTGTAATGGGTGCTTTTATGCAACCACAGGGACATCTTCAAGTATTAACGAGTATGATAGACTTTGGTTTAAACCCTCAAGAGGCATTAGATGCTCCAAGATGGCAGTGGATAAAAGGTAAAGAGATAGAAGTTGAATCAGAGATGCCAAGACAGATGGTAGATGCTCTTATTGAAAAAGGTCATGAGATAAAAGTAATTTATGATAATGTTGATATGGGTAGGGGACAAATAATCTTCAAAACAGAGCAAGAAAGTTATGTTTGTGCAACAGAGTCAAGATGTGATGGTCATGTTGCAGTTTATTAA
- a CDS encoding ABC transporter permease encodes MSLFKIAIKNIKKNFLSYFMYFVSIVFSVFIFFSFKSIEYNEALNLLGRKTKIGINTSSIVIVVFVFLFIYYSNSFFFNRRRQEIGTYSLIGMRKNQIGRIFLYETFLMGIFAILIGISLGFLFSKLMTMILVKLMKEIIVVKMTLSIRALIQTLGIFLIIFVVIGMRNIIVIRNKKIVELFKKSPEKYTNKRFIKLKGTLGVLLIVFSYLMSVSHFIVENIMFSAFILITIIPGTFLFFSSIMSIIIDVAKKKKSFYYKGRNLIAFSELGFKLKNNSRVLAIIAILIATSVTMLGFTISIYYDIDRNINENYKYSYTINAENSLVNNEIDKLLYKYKEDDKVLFDKTVAFISRDVNFKLYYKKGGVYRENTVIVDFIKESDFKKLRQYQNTNYEELTSEEHVYYVSDSYKRMFLKSTGTQKIDVYIKEKEKMNLFTVQKNILEPEINLQSTFDLIVVKDNIFNRLKSGGESRLLRLIDIKNEKKEFDMSLRLKNIVDKNMESTYPFNFTSNVENYNDLIRVSGLMLFIGIFLSVVFLLCTGSIILFKQLSNIYDDKERYIMLKKLGANNQDIEKIISRQLKVVFLLPLIVGTIHNLFAMSIAQKFITRPLLIPIITTLAIYYIGYFIYYFITLKYAQNMIID; translated from the coding sequence ATGAGTTTATTTAAAATTGCTATAAAAAATATAAAAAAGAACTTTTTAAGCTATTTTATGTACTTCGTTTCAATTGTATTTAGTGTATTTATATTCTTTAGTTTCAAGTCAATAGAGTACAATGAAGCCTTAAATTTACTTGGTAGAAAAACTAAAATAGGTATTAATACAAGTTCAATTGTAATAGTGGTATTTGTTTTTTTGTTTATATATTATTCAAATTCATTTTTCTTTAATAGACGTAGGCAAGAGATAGGTACTTATAGCTTGATTGGAATGAGAAAAAATCAGATAGGCAGAATATTTTTATATGAAACTTTTTTGATGGGAATCTTTGCAATATTAATAGGAATATCTTTAGGTTTTTTATTTTCAAAGCTTATGACAATGATTCTTGTAAAATTAATGAAAGAGATTATAGTAGTAAAGATGACTTTAAGTATAAGGGCTTTAATTCAGACATTAGGAATATTTTTAATAATATTTGTAGTAATTGGAATGAGAAATATTATAGTTATTAGGAATAAAAAAATTGTAGAGTTATTTAAGAAGTCACCAGAAAAATATACAAATAAAAGATTTATAAAGCTAAAGGGAACTCTTGGAGTTTTACTGATAGTATTTTCTTATTTAATGTCAGTTAGTCATTTCATTGTTGAAAACATAATGTTTTCAGCTTTTATATTAATTACAATAATACCAGGTACTTTTTTATTTTTTTCATCAATAATGTCGATAATTATAGATGTTGCTAAGAAGAAAAAAAGTTTTTATTACAAGGGAAGAAATCTAATTGCATTTTCAGAACTTGGATTCAAATTAAAGAATAATAGCAGAGTATTGGCAATAATAGCAATATTAATAGCTACAAGTGTAACTATGTTAGGATTTACAATATCAATTTATTACGATATAGATAGAAATATAAATGAAAACTACAAGTATAGTTATACTATAAATGCAGAAAATTCTCTTGTAAATAATGAAATCGATAAGCTGCTATATAAATATAAAGAAGATGATAAGGTGCTTTTTGATAAGACAGTAGCGTTTATAAGTAGAGATGTAAATTTTAAATTGTATTATAAAAAAGGAGGAGTTTATAGAGAAAATACAGTGATTGTAGATTTTATTAAAGAAAGTGATTTTAAGAAATTAAGACAATATCAAAACACTAATTATGAAGAATTAACTTCAGAAGAGCATGTATATTATGTTTCAGATTCATATAAGAGAATGTTTCTTAAAAGTACTGGTACTCAAAAAATAGATGTATACATTAAAGAAAAAGAGAAGATGAATTTATTTACAGTTCAAAAAAATATTTTAGAGCCAGAAATAAATTTACAATCAACATTTGATTTAATTGTGGTAAAAGATAACATATTTAATAGATTAAAATCAGGAGGAGAATCGAGATTATTAAGATTAATTGATATAAAAAATGAAAAAAAAGAGTTTGATATGTCTTTAAGATTAAAAAATATAGTTGATAAAAATATGGAATCAACTTATCCTTTTAATTTTACATCAAATGTCGAAAACTATAATGATTTAATTAGAGTAAGTGGTCTTATGTTATTTATAGGTATATTTCTATCTGTAGTATTTCTTTTGTGTACAGGAAGTATAATTTTATTTAAGCAATTATCAAATATATATGATGATAAAGAACGATATATTATGCTAAAAAAACTTGGGGCAAATAATCAAGATATTGAGAAAATAATATCAAGACAATTAAAAGTTGTATTTTTGTTGCCATTAATTGTAGGTACAATTCATAATTTATTTGCTATGTCAATTGCTCAAAAATTTATAACTAGGCCATTGCTTATACCAATTATTACAACACTAGCCATTTATTATATAGGTTATTTTATATATTATTTTATAACATTAAAATACGCTCAAAATATGATAATAGATTAA
- a CDS encoding ABC transporter ATP-binding protein, translating to MSFKVYKGEFVGIMGSSGAGKSTLLNIISTIDLPSSGNVYIENKNIIKMKQNKLADFRRDNLGFVFQDSNLLDTLTIKENIMLPLSLKNEKVSVIESRIKEVSKSLNIESVLDKYPNEVSGGQKQRGAVCRAIVTKPSLILADEPTGALDSKSARDLLNSLVKLNKDNDSTILMVTHDAISASFCSRILFIKDGIIFTELIKGESTKEFYNKILNTVSLIGGVNKNEFI from the coding sequence ATAAGTTTTAAAGTTTATAAAGGCGAATTTGTAGGTATTATGGGTTCATCTGGAGCTGGAAAATCAACTCTTTTGAACATTATTTCTACAATAGATTTGCCTTCATCAGGAAATGTTTATATAGAGAATAAGAATATTATTAAAATGAAACAAAATAAATTAGCCGACTTTAGACGTGATAATCTTGGATTTGTATTTCAAGACTCTAACCTTTTAGATACATTAACTATAAAAGAAAATATAATGCTACCTCTTTCTTTAAAAAATGAAAAAGTATCAGTAATAGAAAGTAGAATAAAAGAAGTTTCAAAATCACTAAATATAGAATCAGTATTAGATAAATATCCTAATGAAGTCTCAGGTGGACAAAAACAAAGAGGCGCTGTTTGTAGAGCAATAGTAACAAAACCATCATTAATACTTGCAGACGAGCCTACAGGAGCATTAGATTCTAAATCTGCAAGGGATTTATTAAATTCTCTAGTAAAATTAAATAAAGATAACGATTCAACAATATTAATGGTAACACATGATGCTATAAGTGCAAGTTTTTGTAGTAGAATACTCTTTATAAAGGATGGAATAATCTTTACAGAACTTATAAAAGGAGAAAGCACAAAAGAATTCTATAATAAAATACTAAATACAGTTTCCTTAATTGGAGGAGTTAATAAAAATGAGTTTATTTAA
- a CDS encoding response regulator transcription factor, which yields MFKIMVIEDDVSLKHQIADCLSKWGHIVYQIENLENIIEEFKHYKPQLVLLDINLPFYDGFHWCNEIRRISKVPIIFISSRNSNMDVIMGVNLGADDYIQKPFSIDVLIAKVNALLRRTYNFVDNNSNKIVHNGVTLDLSTATICYKDSTIELTKNEIKILHELMRNKSKIVSRNKLMKKLWDNDWFVDDNTLTVNVNRIRSKLSEIGLEDFIETKRGLGYIIS from the coding sequence ATGTTTAAAATAATGGTAATTGAAGATGATGTTTCATTAAAACATCAAATAGCAGATTGTCTTTCTAAATGGGGACATATTGTCTATCAAATAGAAAATCTTGAAAACATAATAGAAGAATTTAAGCATTATAAACCACAATTGGTTTTATTAGATATAAATCTTCCATTTTATGATGGATTTCATTGGTGTAATGAGATAAGAAGAATTTCCAAAGTTCCAATAATATTTATTTCTTCAAGAAATTCTAATATGGATGTGATAATGGGTGTAAATCTAGGCGCAGATGATTATATACAAAAACCATTTTCTATAGATGTTTTAATAGCTAAAGTAAATGCTCTTTTAAGAAGAACTTATAATTTTGTTGATAATAATTCAAATAAAATTGTCCATAATGGGGTTACTTTGGATTTATCAACTGCAACTATATGTTATAAAGATAGTACTATTGAGCTAACCAAAAATGAAATTAAAATTCTTCATGAACTTATGAGGAATAAAAGTAAAATAGTTAGTAGAAATAAACTTATGAAAAAATTATGGGATAATGATTGGTTTGTAGATGATAATACTCTCACTGTTAATGTAAACAGAATACGTTCAAAATTAAGTGAAATTGGATTGGAAGACTTTATAGAAACTAAAAGAGGATTAGGTTATATAATCAGTTAA
- a CDS encoding HAMP domain-containing histidine kinase translates to MSFKDFLKDKLEFLVYNFGFLLFTIAVIIFSPIDALLVDTIVYILIVNIVFSFIYILTGYIKKNRFLEKIKNNTFKVSTNDIELVKCTNEEKIYLDIIKGYQNQCDDIIDINTKKFEENKEIMSMWVHDIKIPIAIIKLVLEQNEDLIEEKISDDIDKEIFRIENSVERILYLSRLEDFHKDFLIQEVNIENILRDIIRKYSKYFISKKIILNLNNLNYTVLSDEKWLHFIFEQLLNNSLKYASIEDNISIYCKTHKNYLQLRVEDTGCGIKKEDLNRIFNKGFTGNNGRNNTKSTGLGLYLVKELCDKLGHKIDVDSEYNQYTKITITFKDYL, encoded by the coding sequence ATGAGTTTTAAAGATTTTCTCAAAGATAAACTCGAATTTTTAGTATACAACTTTGGTTTCTTACTTTTTACGATAGCAGTTATTATATTTTCTCCTATTGATGCTCTCTTAGTAGATACTATTGTATACATATTAATTGTAAATATAGTATTTTCATTTATATATATACTTACTGGCTACATTAAGAAAAATAGATTTTTAGAGAAAATTAAAAATAATACATTCAAAGTTAGTACTAATGATATAGAATTAGTTAAATGTACAAATGAAGAAAAAATATATTTGGATATAATTAAAGGTTATCAAAACCAGTGTGATGATATAATAGATATCAATACTAAGAAATTTGAAGAAAATAAAGAAATTATGAGTATGTGGGTACATGATATAAAAATACCTATAGCAATAATTAAACTAGTACTTGAACAAAACGAAGATTTAATCGAAGAAAAAATTTCAGATGATATTGATAAAGAGATATTTAGAATTGAAAATTCTGTTGAAAGAATTTTATATTTATCTAGACTTGAAGATTTTCATAAAGATTTTTTGATTCAAGAAGTAAATATTGAAAATATTCTTAGAGATATTATAAGAAAATATTCAAAATATTTTATCTCAAAAAAAATAATTTTAAACTTAAATAATTTGAATTATACAGTTTTATCAGACGAAAAATGGCTTCACTTCATATTCGAGCAATTATTAAATAATTCCCTAAAATATGCCTCAATAGAAGATAATATATCTATCTATTGCAAAACCCACAAAAATTATTTACAATTAAGGGTGGAAGATACTGGCTGTGGTATAAAAAAGGAAGATTTAAATCGAATATTCAATAAGGGATTTACAGGTAATAATGGAAGAAATAACACTAAATCTACAGGGCTTGGTCTTTATTTAGTAAAAGAACTTTGTGACAAACTTGGCCATAAAATTGATGTAGATTCAGAGTACAATCAATATACAAAAATTACTATTACATTCAAAGATTATCTATAG
- a CDS encoding efflux RND transporter periplasmic adaptor subunit has translation MSFLKKFKNKKFRNSSFKSNSFKNTSFGSNNFKAKNKGFKNNPFKNKRFKIYAGIVIIILLILGVLAYVDSKNTELQTNENFIETYTIPENEKIFINGMVVPKQTKDFNISGDYELSDVNVTNGQKVNQGDLLFTAKNPTIISEIDSLKSQLSQYKKQKISLANIDENRDAIASINAQITALNSQIASLDKKAYDRTTAPFDGTVYLNDQTGNPDQPASFMTIQGLEFYMNGQASEQDLPKMKIDQMVNILVFSTDQNLTGRISFISDKPSTPSSEMGAQQSTLSYYDINIAFDNQEGLTNGFHLQASLEVANSSFKIPASCVLKDKKHSYVFKDLDGILKKQIVDVASKNNDFAVIRGGLEQGDIVIKYPTKEMKEGDPVQGDGVTAGSNNNGDATPDKNLKEVNMDVN, from the coding sequence ATGTCTTTTCTAAAAAAATTTAAAAATAAAAAATTTAGAAATAGTAGCTTTAAGAGTAATAGCTTTAAAAATACTAGCTTTGGAAGTAATAATTTCAAAGCTAAAAATAAAGGTTTTAAAAATAATCCTTTTAAAAACAAGAGATTTAAAATCTATGCAGGAATCGTGATAATCATACTTTTAATATTAGGGGTACTTGCTTATGTCGATTCAAAAAATACTGAATTACAAACTAATGAAAACTTCATAGAAACATACACTATTCCAGAAAACGAAAAAATATTTATAAATGGTATGGTTGTTCCTAAGCAAACTAAAGACTTTAATATTTCTGGAGATTATGAGTTAAGTGATGTAAATGTTACAAATGGTCAAAAGGTAAATCAAGGAGACCTTCTTTTTACTGCTAAAAATCCAACTATAATATCAGAAATAGATAGTCTAAAATCACAACTTAGCCAATATAAAAAACAAAAGATATCACTTGCAAATATTGATGAAAATAGAGATGCTATAGCTTCTATAAATGCACAAATAACAGCTTTAAACTCTCAGATAGCTTCTTTAGATAAGAAAGCATATGATAGAACTACTGCTCCTTTTGATGGTACTGTATATTTAAATGACCAAACTGGAAATCCAGACCAACCAGCTTCATTTATGACTATTCAAGGTCTAGAGTTTTATATGAATGGGCAAGCAAGTGAACAAGATTTACCTAAGATGAAAATTGACCAAATGGTTAATATATTAGTTTTCTCAACTGACCAAAATCTTACTGGTAGAATAAGTTTTATATCTGATAAGCCATCTACTCCAAGTAGCGAGATGGGAGCTCAACAAAGTACTTTATCTTATTATGATATAAACATAGCATTTGATAACCAAGAAGGGTTGACAAATGGATTCCATCTTCAAGCATCACTTGAAGTAGCTAACTCAAGCTTTAAAATACCAGCATCTTGTGTACTTAAGGATAAAAAGCACTCATATGTATTTAAAGACTTAGATGGAATCTTGAAAAAACAAATTGTAGATGTTGCAAGTAAAAATAATGACTTTGCTGTAATTAGAGGCGGTCTTGAACAAGGTGATATAGTAATAAAATACCCTACTAAAGAAATGAAAGAAGGAGACCCAGTTCAAGGTGATGGTGTAACTGCTGGCTCTAATAATAATGGAGATGCTACTCCAGACAAAAATTTAAAAGAAGTTAATATGGATGTGAATTAA
- a CDS encoding ABC transporter ATP-binding protein produces MLIKLENIQKYYKVGKDELHVLKSLNLEIESGEFVMIMGKSGSGKTTLLNILGFLDVFDEGRYIFDGTDVTNLSENERSVFRNINIGFVFQQFNLIETLNIYQNVELPLIYNKILKKSEREEIVKSKLKSVGLLDKIKQKPLQLSGGQQQRVAIARCLANDPQIIFADEPTGALDSETSREIMELLTELNEQGKTIIMVTHDQDLTKYATKVIRLKDGVFTSEV; encoded by the coding sequence ATGTTAATTAAATTAGAAAATATTCAAAAATATTACAAAGTAGGGAAAGATGAATTACATGTTTTAAAATCCTTAAATTTAGAAATTGAATCTGGAGAATTTGTCATGATAATGGGTAAATCTGGTAGTGGTAAAACCACTTTACTTAACATCTTAGGTTTTCTTGATGTGTTTGACGAAGGAAGATATATATTTGATGGCACAGATGTAACTAATCTCAGTGAAAATGAGCGTTCTGTTTTTAGAAATATCAATATTGGTTTTGTTTTTCAACAATTTAATTTAATAGAAACTTTAAATATATATCAAAATGTAGAGCTACCTCTAATTTACAATAAAATATTAAAAAAATCTGAAAGAGAAGAAATTGTTAAGAGCAAACTAAAATCTGTTGGGCTTTTAGATAAAATCAAACAAAAACCTCTTCAATTATCTGGTGGTCAGCAACAACGTGTAGCTATTGCACGTTGTTTGGCAAATGACCCTCAAATAATCTTTGCTGATGAACCAACTGGAGCATTGGATAGTGAAACTAGCAGGGAAATTATGGAACTTTTGACAGAACTTAATGAACAAGGCAAGACTATAATAATGGTTACACATGATCAGGATTTGACTAAGTATGCAACTAAGGTCATACGACTTAAAGATGGTGTGTTTACTTCGGAGGTGTAA
- a CDS encoding ABC transporter permease, translating to MGLLKNSLANLKGHKLRVFVALLWIIIGITSVILVSSIGNGFQKEIKKSVNNANPNKTTISFESADNTGLTNDMSIFLKPFNAKDLEELSFVEGVERIAPARDGFNLDSTYSSEASFDKKTTYVEVGPVKKDSKINLICGRDFSLDDEKRKVILLTQQSASEIFENPEDALGHGINVNGTIFEIIGVLDDSSNQQQAGGFLGGYQDMQFITSLIPKKAFDSLMSQNSYSTEIYQLDLVCSKGYNVNEVANNIIAKLYEMHPGINGSYTTPDPTEQTAYLESINSNVNKYVSIITVVAMFVGGIGVMNIMYVSVMERQREIGIRRAIGAKPRSILFQFLVEAVFITVCGGILGTIVGFIATNYVSKYIGFEAIPSLNSLLYAILATILTGVVFGLIPAFKASKLDPIKAIYK from the coding sequence ATGGGCTTATTAAAAAATTCTTTGGCTAATTTAAAGGGGCACAAGCTTCGTGTCTTTGTAGCTTTACTTTGGATTATTATAGGAATAACTTCAGTAATACTTGTTAGTTCTATAGGTAATGGATTTCAAAAAGAAATCAAGAAATCTGTAAATAACGCTAATCCTAATAAAACTACTATTTCATTTGAATCAGCTGATAACACAGGTCTTACCAATGATATGAGTATATTTTTAAAGCCATTCAATGCAAAAGATTTAGAAGAATTATCATTTGTTGAAGGTGTAGAAAGAATTGCTCCTGCAAGAGATGGATTTAATCTTGATTCAACTTATTCTTCTGAGGCATCTTTTGATAAAAAAACGACTTATGTGGAAGTTGGACCAGTAAAAAAAGATTCAAAAATAAATTTAATCTGTGGTAGAGATTTTTCCTTGGATGATGAAAAAAGAAAGGTAATTCTACTTACACAGCAAAGTGCAAGTGAAATTTTTGAAAATCCAGAAGACGCTTTAGGCCATGGTATTAATGTAAATGGAACTATATTTGAAATAATTGGAGTATTGGATGATTCTTCTAACCAACAACAAGCTGGAGGATTTTTAGGAGGTTATCAAGATATGCAATTTATAACTTCTCTTATACCTAAAAAAGCTTTTGATAGTCTAATGAGTCAAAACTCTTACTCCACTGAAATTTATCAGTTAGACTTAGTTTGTTCTAAAGGATATAATGTGAATGAAGTTGCAAACAATATTATAGCTAAACTATATGAAATGCATCCTGGTATCAATGGTTCTTATACTACACCAGACCCAACTGAACAAACAGCTTATCTTGAAAGCATCAATTCTAATGTCAATAAATATGTATCTATAATAACTGTAGTTGCAATGTTTGTTGGTGGTATTGGTGTAATGAATATAATGTATGTATCAGTTATGGAAAGACAAAGAGAGATTGGTATAAGACGTGCTATTGGTGCAAAACCTAGGTCTATATTATTTCAATTTTTAGTTGAAGCTGTTTTTATAACGGTATGTGGAGGAATTTTAGGAACTATAGTTGGATTTATTGCTACTAACTATGTTTCTAAATACATTGGATTTGAAGCAATTCCTAGCTTAAATAGCTTACTTTATGCTATTTTGGCTACTATATTAACTGGAGTTGTATTTGGTTTAATACCAGCCTTTAAAGCCTCTAAACTAGACCCTATAAAGGCAATTTATAAATAG